The proteins below come from a single Kitasatospora sp. NBC_00315 genomic window:
- a CDS encoding uridine kinase, translating into MADVGGGAGADGPGGPADRETAALAARIRAAPPSCGPVRLVAVDGHAGSGKTTFAGRLAAALGGAPVVHLDDLATHREPFGWTVRLRRQVLEPLAAGRTAEHRVYDWTLRRFDAVRAVPPAPVVLLEGVGAGRREIRPWLALLLWMELDAPDARRRGELRDGPELARFWADWARAEQAHFAADPSRPYADGLVHGVTGRIASGTLGEL; encoded by the coding sequence GTGGCGGATGTCGGCGGTGGCGCGGGTGCGGACGGACCGGGCGGCCCGGCCGACCGGGAGACGGCCGCGCTGGCGGCCCGGATCCGGGCCGCGCCGCCGTCCTGCGGGCCGGTCAGGCTGGTCGCGGTGGACGGGCACGCCGGCTCCGGGAAGACCACGTTCGCCGGCCGGCTGGCAGCGGCGCTCGGCGGCGCACCGGTGGTCCATCTGGATGACCTGGCGACCCACCGGGAGCCCTTCGGATGGACGGTCCGGCTGCGCCGGCAGGTCCTGGAGCCCCTGGCCGCCGGCCGCACGGCCGAGCACCGGGTGTACGACTGGACGCTGCGCCGGTTCGACGCCGTCCGGGCCGTGCCGCCGGCGCCGGTGGTGCTGCTCGAAGGGGTGGGCGCCGGGCGGCGGGAGATCCGCCCCTGGTTGGCCCTGCTGCTCTGGATGGAGCTGGACGCACCGGACGCGCGCCGGCGCGGCGAGCTGAGGGACGGCCCGGAACTGGCACGGTTCTGGGCCGACTGGGCACGCGCCGAGCAGGCCCACTTCGCGGCCGATCCGAGCCGTCCGTACGCCGATGGGCTGGTCCACGGAGTAACCGGACGGATCGCCTCCGGCACCCTCGGTGAGCTGTGA
- a CDS encoding acyl-CoA dehydrogenase family protein translates to MSPAPAKPVDRQLPSEEARQLLSLTRELVQREIAPRAAEDEAADRFPRDVFRTLGDAGLLSLPYGEEYGGGDQPYEVYLQVLEELASGWLAVGLGVSVHTLSCHALATFGSDEQRAAWLPAMLGGEQLGAYCLSEPQSGSDAAALRTRADLNGDAYVVNGTKAWITHGGHADFYSTMVRTGEDGPRGISCLLVPGASAGLSAAPPEHKMGMRSSPTAQVHFDGVRVARERLVGAEGQGFQIALSALDSGRLGIAACATGVAQAALDLAVDHAGTRKQFGRRIADFQGLSFMLADMATQIEAGRALYLAAARRRDAGMPFSKEAAMAKLFCTDAAMRVTTDAVQVLGGYGYTQDFPAERYMREAKVLQIVEGTNQIQRLVIGRHLSGA, encoded by the coding sequence ATGAGCCCCGCACCCGCGAAGCCTGTGGACCGCCAGCTGCCCAGCGAGGAGGCCAGGCAACTGCTGAGCCTCACCCGCGAGCTGGTCCAGCGCGAGATCGCCCCCCGGGCCGCCGAGGACGAGGCGGCCGACCGCTTCCCCCGCGACGTCTTCCGCACGCTCGGGGACGCCGGCCTGCTCTCCCTCCCGTACGGCGAGGAGTACGGCGGCGGCGACCAGCCCTACGAGGTGTACCTGCAGGTGCTGGAGGAGCTCGCGAGCGGCTGGCTGGCGGTCGGCCTGGGCGTCAGCGTGCACACGCTCTCCTGTCACGCCCTCGCCACCTTCGGTTCGGACGAGCAGCGCGCCGCGTGGCTGCCCGCGATGCTCGGCGGCGAGCAGCTCGGCGCCTACTGCCTCTCCGAGCCGCAGTCCGGCTCCGACGCGGCGGCCCTGCGCACCCGGGCGGATCTGAACGGCGACGCGTACGTCGTGAACGGGACCAAGGCGTGGATCACCCACGGCGGCCACGCGGACTTCTACAGCACCATGGTCCGCACCGGCGAGGACGGACCGCGCGGCATCAGCTGCCTGCTGGTGCCCGGTGCCTCGGCGGGCCTGTCCGCCGCGCCGCCCGAGCACAAGATGGGCATGCGCTCCTCGCCGACCGCCCAGGTGCACTTCGACGGTGTGCGGGTGGCCCGTGAGCGCCTGGTCGGCGCCGAGGGGCAGGGCTTCCAGATAGCCCTGTCGGCCCTGGACTCCGGGCGGCTGGGCATCGCCGCCTGCGCGACGGGCGTCGCCCAGGCCGCGCTGGACCTCGCGGTCGACCACGCCGGGACCCGCAAGCAGTTCGGCCGCCGGATCGCCGACTTCCAGGGACTGTCCTTCATGCTCGCGGACATGGCCACCCAGATCGAGGCCGGTCGTGCGCTGTACCTGGCCGCCGCGCGCCGGCGGGACGCCGGGATGCCGTTCTCGAAGGAGGCGGCGATGGCGAAGCTCTTCTGCACCGACGCCGCGATGCGGGTCACCACCGACGCCGTCCAGGTGCTCGGCGGCTACGGGTACACCCAGGACTTCCCGGCCGAGCGCTACATGCGCGAGGCCAAGGTGCTGCAGATCGTCGAGGGCACCAACCAGATCCAGCGCCTGGTGATCGGCCGCCACCTCAGCGGAGCCTGA
- a CDS encoding Lrp/AsnC family transcriptional regulator gives MEDLDQRIVQLLLEDGRMSYTDLGKATGLSTSAVHQRVRRLEQRGVIRGYTAIIDPDAVNLALTAFISVKPFDPSAPDDAPERLAGLPEIEACHSVAGDENYILKVRVGAPGDLEDLLARIRSAAGVSTRTTVVLSTPYEARPPKL, from the coding sequence GTGGAGGATCTCGACCAGCGCATCGTTCAGCTGCTCCTTGAGGACGGCCGGATGAGCTACACGGACCTGGGCAAGGCCACCGGCCTGTCCACCTCGGCGGTGCACCAGCGGGTGCGCCGCCTCGAACAACGCGGGGTGATCCGCGGTTACACCGCGATCATCGACCCGGACGCCGTCAACCTGGCGCTGACCGCGTTCATCTCGGTCAAGCCCTTCGACCCCAGCGCCCCCGACGACGCCCCCGAGCGTCTCGCCGGGCTGCCCGAGATCGAGGCGTGCCACAGCGTGGCCGGCGACGAGAACTACATCCTCAAGGTCCGCGTGGGCGCCCCGGGTGACCTGGAGGATCTGCTCGCCCGGATCCGCAGCGCGGCCGGCGTCTCCACCCGCACCACGGTGGTGCTCTCCACTCCCTACGAGGCGCGCCCCCCGAAGCTCTGA
- a CDS encoding amidohydrolase, which produces MTERTSRTVLLRGGSVYSPADPFASAMLVEGEHIAWVGSDGAAEAYADVADEIVELDGALVTPAFVDAHVHATATGLALTGLDLTGCPTLAEALARISAFAAGGADGGVLIGHGWDETGWPEGRPPTLAELDAAVGGAAVYLSRTDVHSGLAGTALRALTPGLETLPGHTAEGPLTRDAHHAVRRAALAHLTDVQRRVAQQATLARAAALGIGSLHECAGPDISSEQDLTALLALAAEGAGPEVYGYWGEAGAVATARRLGAVGAGGDLFVDGALGSHTACLHTPYDDAPHTGTAYLTAEQVADHVAACTEAGLQAGFHAIGDAALSAVIEGVRAAADRVGTDRVKALRHRVEHAEALDDKGVAAFVELGLVASVQPAFDAAWGGPEGMYAQRLGAERAAALNPFAALLRAGVPLAFGSDAPVTPLDPWGTVRAAAFHRTPEHRISVRAAFTAHTRGGWRAIGRDQDGVLVPGAVASYAVWATGELVVQTPDARVAGWSTDPRSGTPGLPDLTPGGPLPVCLRTVVRGRTVHRG; this is translated from the coding sequence ATGACCGAACGCACCTCCCGGACCGTGCTGCTGCGCGGCGGATCCGTCTACAGCCCCGCCGACCCGTTCGCCTCCGCGATGCTCGTCGAGGGTGAGCACATCGCCTGGGTCGGCAGTGACGGCGCCGCCGAGGCGTACGCCGACGTCGCGGACGAGATCGTCGAGCTGGACGGTGCGCTGGTCACCCCCGCGTTCGTCGACGCCCACGTGCACGCCACCGCCACCGGCCTGGCTCTCACCGGCCTCGACCTCACCGGCTGCCCGACGCTGGCCGAGGCGCTCGCCCGGATCTCGGCCTTCGCCGCCGGCGGCGCCGACGGGGGTGTGCTGATCGGCCACGGCTGGGACGAGACCGGCTGGCCCGAGGGGCGCCCGCCGACCCTCGCCGAGCTGGACGCGGCCGTCGGCGGCGCCGCCGTCTACCTCTCGCGTACCGACGTCCACTCCGGCCTCGCCGGTACCGCGCTGCGCGCGCTCACCCCCGGCCTGGAGACGCTGCCCGGCCACACCGCAGAGGGGCCGCTGACCCGGGACGCCCACCACGCCGTGCGCCGCGCCGCCCTGGCCCACCTCACGGACGTCCAGCGCCGCGTCGCCCAGCAGGCCACCCTGGCCCGCGCCGCCGCCCTCGGCATCGGCTCGCTGCACGAGTGCGCCGGGCCCGACATCTCCTCCGAACAGGACCTCACCGCGCTGCTCGCCCTCGCGGCCGAGGGCGCCGGCCCCGAGGTGTACGGCTACTGGGGCGAAGCGGGCGCGGTCGCCACCGCCCGCCGGCTGGGCGCCGTCGGCGCCGGCGGGGACCTCTTCGTGGACGGCGCGCTCGGCTCGCACACCGCCTGCCTGCACACGCCCTACGACGACGCCCCGCACACCGGCACCGCCTATCTCACCGCCGAGCAGGTCGCCGACCACGTGGCCGCCTGCACCGAAGCGGGCCTCCAGGCGGGCTTCCACGCGATCGGCGACGCCGCCCTGAGCGCCGTGATCGAGGGCGTCCGGGCCGCCGCGGACCGGGTCGGCACCGACCGTGTCAAGGCGCTGCGCCACCGCGTCGAGCACGCCGAGGCACTGGACGACAAGGGCGTGGCCGCCTTCGTCGAGCTCGGCCTGGTCGCCTCCGTCCAGCCCGCGTTCGACGCGGCCTGGGGCGGCCCGGAGGGCATGTACGCGCAGCGCCTGGGGGCCGAGCGCGCCGCCGCGCTGAACCCCTTCGCGGCGCTGCTGCGCGCGGGCGTCCCGCTGGCCTTCGGCTCGGACGCGCCGGTGACGCCGCTCGACCCGTGGGGGACCGTCCGCGCGGCGGCCTTCCACCGCACGCCCGAGCACCGGATCTCGGTCCGGGCCGCGTTCACCGCCCACACCCGGGGCGGCTGGCGCGCGATCGGCCGGGACCAGGACGGCGTGCTCGTTCCGGGTGCGGTCGCCAGCTACGCGGTCTGGGCCACCGGGGAGCTGGTCGTGCAGACCCCCGACGCCCGGGTGGCCGGCTGGTCCACCGACCCCCGCTCCGGCACCCCCGGGCTGCCCGACCTCACCCCGGGCGGCCCGCTGCCGGTCTGCCTGCGCACCGTGGTGCGCGGCCGGACCGTCCACCG